In Arachis hypogaea cultivar Tifrunner chromosome 17, arahy.Tifrunner.gnm2.J5K5, whole genome shotgun sequence, a single window of DNA contains:
- the LOC112764269 gene encoding cellulose synthase-like protein E1 isoform X1 — MVVKRSDDEESLFETSKSRGSFLHRLFSVSLFVAICFVYAYRLTHIPTGGENHGGGEDYYYGTWTWLGLLAAELWFGLYWVLTQAVRWNLVFRKTFKKRLAQRYEESKLPKVDIFVCTADPDIEPPIMVINTVLSLMAYDYPSEKLSVYLSDDAASDLTFYALLEASLFAKHWLPFCKKFNVQPTSPAAYFNNILLHHNHATKEFANIKKLYDEMKNRIEDATKLGRVASEERSKHRGFSQWDSYSSRRDHDTILQIILHKKEPHNSKDENGNYLPTLVYLAREKRPQHHHNFKAGAMNSLLRVSSVISNAKIILNVDCDMYSNSSESVRDALCFLMDEEKGHEIAFVQFPQTFENILKHDIYSSTLLSIVDVEMHGADGYGGPFYIGTCCFHRRDALSGMKFSVGYKNDLLKSERDHSIEENLHELEVKSKALASCTYEENTLWGKEMGVRYGCLVEDVMTGLCIHLQGWKSVYYSPPRKAFYGVAPTTLLQALVQHKRWAEGQVQILLSEHCPALYGHGRISLGHQLGYSYCNCWALTSLSKLYYSIIPSLYLLRGIPLFPKMSSIWFIPFAYVIVGESGRSLLEFVLFGSTIQGWWNDLRMVLYKGTSSYLFALIDSISKLFGLPDSPFTVTAKVMEEDVSERYEKQVMEFGAASPLFTVLATLALLNLFCLLGILKELALSEDWFETYKKMSLQILLCGFLVLINIPIYQGLFLRKDKGRLPSSIAIKSTVLALSTCILFNMLKD, encoded by the exons ATGGTTGTAAAGAGGAGTGATGATGAAGAATCGTTGTTTGAGACAAGCAAATCAAGAGGGAGCTTCCTACATAGGCTGTTTTCAGTGTCTTTGTTTGTGGCCATCTGCTTTGTCTATGCTTACCGGTTGACCCACATACCCACCGGAGGAGAAAACCACGGCGGCGGCGAAGATTACTACTATGGGACATGGACTTGGCTCGGGTTGCTCGCGGCGGAGCTGTGGTTCGGCCTCTACTGGGTCTTGACTCAAGCCGTCCGGTGGAACTTAGTGTTTAGGAAAACCTTCAAAAAGAGACTCGCTCAAAG ATATGAAGAAAGCAAGTTACCAAAAGTGGACATATTTGTGTGCACAGCAGATCCAGATATTGAGCCACCAATAATGGTGATCAACACAGTCTTGTCTCTTATGGCTTATGACTATCCTTCTGAGAAGCTGAGTGTTTATCTCTCTGATGATGCTGCTTCTGATCTCACTTTCTATGCTCTTTTGGAGGCTTCTCTCTTTGCCAAGCATTGGTTACCTTTCTGCAAGAAATTCAATGTTCAACCTACCTCTCCAGCTGCTTATTTTAATAATATCCTTCTTCACCATAATCATGCTACTAAAGAATTCGCAAACATTAAG AAATTATACGATGAGATGAAAAACAGAATTGAAGATGCAACTAAGTTAGGAAGAGTTGCGAGTGAAGAACGCTCGAAGCATAGAGGATTTTCTCAGTGGGATTCATATTCTTCTCGACGTGACCATGACACAATTCTTCAA ATAATACTGCATAAAAAAGAGCCGCATAATTCTAAAGATGAAAATGGGAATTATTTGCCAACTCTTGTGTATTTGGCTCGTGAGAAGAGACCCCAACATCATCACAATTTCAAAGCTGGAGCCATGAACTCCTTG CTAAGGGTGTCATCAGTGATTAGCAATGCGAAGATCATTTTAAATGTAGATTGTGACATGTACTCAAACAGTTCAGAATCAGTGCGAGATGCTCTTTGCTTTTTGATGGATGAAGAAAAAGGCCATGAAATTGCTTTTGTGCAGTTCCCTCAGACTTTTGAGAACATTCTCAAGCATGACATATACAGCAGCACTCTATTATCAATTGTTGAT GTGGAGATGCATGGTGCGGATGGTTATGGTGGCCCTTTCTATATTGGAACATGCTGCTTTCATAGGAGAGATGCTCTAAGTGGGATGAAGTTTAGTGTTGGATACAAGAATGACTTATTAAAGAGTGAGAGAGACCATTCTATAGAAGAAAACTTGCATGAATTAGAAGTAAAATCAAAGGCTCTAGCAAGTTGCACCTATGAGGAAAACACACTATGGGGAAAAGAG ATGGGTGTGAGATATGGGTGTCTAGTGGAGGATGTGATGACAGGATTGTGTATACATTTGCAAGGATGGAAATCAGTGTACTATAGCCCACCAAGGAAGGCTTTCTATGGTGTTGCTCCAACCACCTTGCTTCAAGCACTTGTTCAGCACAAGAGATGGGCTGAAGGACAAGTTCAAATTCTTCTTTCTGAGCATTGCCCAGCATTATATGGCCATGGAAGGATCAGCTTAGGCCACCAATTGGGATATTCTTACTGCAATTGTTGGGCACTCACCTCCTTATCAAAGCTATATTACTCCATCATCCCTTCACTCTATCTCCTTAGAGGCATTCCCTTGTTTCCAAAG ATGTCTAGCATATGGTTCATACCTTTTGCATATGTAATAGTGGGTGAAAGTGGTCGCAGTTTGTTGGAGTTTGTGTTATTTGGAAGCACAATCCAAGGTTGGTGGAATGACCTAAGGATGGTGCTGTACAAGGGAACAAGCTCTTACCTATTTGCTCTCATAGACAGCATCTCCAAGTTATTTGGCCTTCCAGATTCTCCCTTTACAGTCACAGCTAAGGTCATGGAGGAAGATGTTTCCGAACGATACGAGAAACAAGTCATGGAGTTTGGAGCAGCTTCTCCATTGTTCACTGTATTGGCAACACTTGCATTGCTCAATTTGTTCTGTTTACTTGGCATTTTGAAGGAGTTAGCCCTTAGTGAAGACTGGTTTGAAACTTATAAGAAAATGTCCTTGCAAATTCTGTTGTGTGGGTTCTTGGTACTTATCAATATTCCTATATACCAAGGACTTTTCTTAAGGAAGGATAAGGGCAGATTGCCAAGCTCTATTGCCATTAAATCAACAGTATTGGCTCTAAGCACATGCATCCTCTTCAACATGTTGAAAGATTAA
- the LOC112764269 gene encoding cellulose synthase-like protein E1 isoform X2, which yields MVINTVLSLMAYDYPSEKLSVYLSDDAASDLTFYALLEASLFAKHWLPFCKKFNVQPTSPAAYFNNILLHHNHATKEFANIKKLYDEMKNRIEDATKLGRVASEERSKHRGFSQWDSYSSRRDHDTILQIILHKKEPHNSKDENGNYLPTLVYLAREKRPQHHHNFKAGAMNSLLRVSSVISNAKIILNVDCDMYSNSSESVRDALCFLMDEEKGHEIAFVQFPQTFENILKHDIYSSTLLSIVDVEMHGADGYGGPFYIGTCCFHRRDALSGMKFSVGYKNDLLKSERDHSIEENLHELEVKSKALASCTYEENTLWGKEMGVRYGCLVEDVMTGLCIHLQGWKSVYYSPPRKAFYGVAPTTLLQALVQHKRWAEGQVQILLSEHCPALYGHGRISLGHQLGYSYCNCWALTSLSKLYYSIIPSLYLLRGIPLFPKMSSIWFIPFAYVIVGESGRSLLEFVLFGSTIQGWWNDLRMVLYKGTSSYLFALIDSISKLFGLPDSPFTVTAKVMEEDVSERYEKQVMEFGAASPLFTVLATLALLNLFCLLGILKELALSEDWFETYKKMSLQILLCGFLVLINIPIYQGLFLRKDKGRLPSSIAIKSTVLALSTCILFNMLKD from the exons ATGGTGATCAACACAGTCTTGTCTCTTATGGCTTATGACTATCCTTCTGAGAAGCTGAGTGTTTATCTCTCTGATGATGCTGCTTCTGATCTCACTTTCTATGCTCTTTTGGAGGCTTCTCTCTTTGCCAAGCATTGGTTACCTTTCTGCAAGAAATTCAATGTTCAACCTACCTCTCCAGCTGCTTATTTTAATAATATCCTTCTTCACCATAATCATGCTACTAAAGAATTCGCAAACATTAAG AAATTATACGATGAGATGAAAAACAGAATTGAAGATGCAACTAAGTTAGGAAGAGTTGCGAGTGAAGAACGCTCGAAGCATAGAGGATTTTCTCAGTGGGATTCATATTCTTCTCGACGTGACCATGACACAATTCTTCAA ATAATACTGCATAAAAAAGAGCCGCATAATTCTAAAGATGAAAATGGGAATTATTTGCCAACTCTTGTGTATTTGGCTCGTGAGAAGAGACCCCAACATCATCACAATTTCAAAGCTGGAGCCATGAACTCCTTG CTAAGGGTGTCATCAGTGATTAGCAATGCGAAGATCATTTTAAATGTAGATTGTGACATGTACTCAAACAGTTCAGAATCAGTGCGAGATGCTCTTTGCTTTTTGATGGATGAAGAAAAAGGCCATGAAATTGCTTTTGTGCAGTTCCCTCAGACTTTTGAGAACATTCTCAAGCATGACATATACAGCAGCACTCTATTATCAATTGTTGAT GTGGAGATGCATGGTGCGGATGGTTATGGTGGCCCTTTCTATATTGGAACATGCTGCTTTCATAGGAGAGATGCTCTAAGTGGGATGAAGTTTAGTGTTGGATACAAGAATGACTTATTAAAGAGTGAGAGAGACCATTCTATAGAAGAAAACTTGCATGAATTAGAAGTAAAATCAAAGGCTCTAGCAAGTTGCACCTATGAGGAAAACACACTATGGGGAAAAGAG ATGGGTGTGAGATATGGGTGTCTAGTGGAGGATGTGATGACAGGATTGTGTATACATTTGCAAGGATGGAAATCAGTGTACTATAGCCCACCAAGGAAGGCTTTCTATGGTGTTGCTCCAACCACCTTGCTTCAAGCACTTGTTCAGCACAAGAGATGGGCTGAAGGACAAGTTCAAATTCTTCTTTCTGAGCATTGCCCAGCATTATATGGCCATGGAAGGATCAGCTTAGGCCACCAATTGGGATATTCTTACTGCAATTGTTGGGCACTCACCTCCTTATCAAAGCTATATTACTCCATCATCCCTTCACTCTATCTCCTTAGAGGCATTCCCTTGTTTCCAAAG ATGTCTAGCATATGGTTCATACCTTTTGCATATGTAATAGTGGGTGAAAGTGGTCGCAGTTTGTTGGAGTTTGTGTTATTTGGAAGCACAATCCAAGGTTGGTGGAATGACCTAAGGATGGTGCTGTACAAGGGAACAAGCTCTTACCTATTTGCTCTCATAGACAGCATCTCCAAGTTATTTGGCCTTCCAGATTCTCCCTTTACAGTCACAGCTAAGGTCATGGAGGAAGATGTTTCCGAACGATACGAGAAACAAGTCATGGAGTTTGGAGCAGCTTCTCCATTGTTCACTGTATTGGCAACACTTGCATTGCTCAATTTGTTCTGTTTACTTGGCATTTTGAAGGAGTTAGCCCTTAGTGAAGACTGGTTTGAAACTTATAAGAAAATGTCCTTGCAAATTCTGTTGTGTGGGTTCTTGGTACTTATCAATATTCCTATATACCAAGGACTTTTCTTAAGGAAGGATAAGGGCAGATTGCCAAGCTCTATTGCCATTAAATCAACAGTATTGGCTCTAAGCACATGCATCCTCTTCAACATGTTGAAAGATTAA
- the LOC112764270 gene encoding protein NOI4 isoform X1 has protein sequence MSEKGQPLPKFGEWDVNDPASAEGYTVIFNKARDEKKTGGKPESPGKADPHTAKPALDPGKTASKKWFCCIQNPPAES, from the exons GAAAAGGGTCAGCCACTACCTAAGTTTGGTGAATGGGATGTTAATGATCCAGCTTCAGCGGAAGGGTACACTGTAATCTTTAACAAAGCTAGGGATGAGAAGAAGACTGGTGGCAAACCTGAGTCACCCGGAAAAGCTGATCCTCATACTGCCAAGCCTGCATTAGATCCCGGCAAAACTGCGAGT AAGAAATGGTTTTGCTGCATACAAAATCCTCCTGCAGAATCATAG
- the LOC112764270 gene encoding protein NOI4 isoform X2 codes for MSQEKGQPLPKFGEWDVNDPASAEGYTVIFNKARDEKKTGGKPESPGKADPHTAKPALDPGKTASKKWFCCIQNPPAES; via the exons CAGGAAAAGGGTCAGCCACTACCTAAGTTTGGTGAATGGGATGTTAATGATCCAGCTTCAGCGGAAGGGTACACTGTAATCTTTAACAAAGCTAGGGATGAGAAGAAGACTGGTGGCAAACCTGAGTCACCCGGAAAAGCTGATCCTCATACTGCCAAGCCTGCATTAGATCCCGGCAAAACTGCGAGT AAGAAATGGTTTTGCTGCATACAAAATCCTCCTGCAGAATCATAG